The Pedobacter mucosus genome window below encodes:
- a CDS encoding GIY-YIG nuclease family protein: MPAIHNYFVYILECSDKSYYVGVTNDLDIRILQHNAGENKTAYTFKRRPVILMYYKRFDQIIHAIEFEKQVKGWSRKKKEALFDEDWDEIVRLSNYKNK; encoded by the coding sequence ATGCCAGCAATACACAACTATTTTGTTTACATTTTAGAATGTTCGGATAAGAGTTATTATGTCGGAGTAACAAACGATTTAGATATTAGGATTTTACAGCACAACGCTGGAGAGAATAAAACTGCTTATACGTTTAAAAGGAGACCAGTAATTCTAATGTATTATAAAAGATTTGACCAAATTATCCATGCCATAGAATTTGAAAAACAAGTTAAAGGCTGGAGTAGAAAGAAAAAAGAAGCTTTATTTGATGAAGATTGGGATGAAATTGTAAGGTTATCAAACTATAAAAATAAATAA
- a CDS encoding FtsB family cell division protein, which translates to MKRLIDLFRNKYFLATVAFAMWMLFFDKNDMMSQYEYRSQANKLQEEKEYFEKETAQVKKDLDELNTNLNTAEKFAREKYFMKKDNEDVFVIIHEEKKD; encoded by the coding sequence ATGAAACGCCTGATAGACCTTTTCCGCAATAAATATTTCTTAGCGACAGTTGCTTTTGCAATGTGGATGTTGTTTTTCGATAAAAACGATATGATGTCGCAATACGAATACCGCAGTCAGGCTAATAAATTGCAGGAAGAAAAGGAATATTTTGAGAAAGAAACGGCTCAGGTTAAAAAGGATTTAGATGAGTTAAACACTAACCTAAATACCGCTGAAAAATTTGCCCGCGAGAAGTATTTCATGAAAAAAGATAACGAAGATGTTTTTGTTATTATTCACGAAGAGAAGAAAGACTAA
- a CDS encoding CDP-alcohol phosphatidyltransferase family protein — protein sequence MVKKIPIALIYARLFLGIWIILLSLFEVNHYSFWAITLLSIGLLTDVFDGIIARKLNISSEKLRRLDSSVDQIFFISVAIAAYIQCPDFFKANYTKLIILLSAELLIYVFSFIKFRKEIATHSIGAKIWTLFLFATLVEIMVHCKSTVLFELCLWIGLATRIEILAITFTLRKWTNDVPTIYHAVKLRQGKEIKRNELFNG from the coding sequence ATGGTAAAAAAGATTCCTATTGCCTTAATTTACGCTAGATTGTTTTTAGGCATCTGGATTATATTATTAAGTTTATTCGAGGTAAATCATTACTCCTTTTGGGCAATTACACTTTTATCAATTGGTTTATTAACTGATGTTTTTGACGGAATTATAGCTAGAAAATTAAATATTTCATCAGAAAAATTAAGGCGTTTAGATTCAAGTGTCGATCAGATTTTTTTTATCTCTGTTGCCATTGCTGCTTACATTCAATGTCCAGATTTTTTCAAAGCAAATTATACAAAACTCATCATTCTTCTCAGCGCAGAACTGCTCATATATGTTTTTAGCTTCATTAAATTCAGAAAAGAAATTGCAACGCATTCCATTGGAGCAAAAATCTGGACACTATTTTTATTCGCGACGCTTGTTGAAATCATGGTTCATTGTAAATCTACTGTACTGTTTGAACTTTGTTTGTGGATCGGACTGGCAACCAGAATAGAAATTTTAGCCATCACATTTACTTTAAGAAAATGGACAAATGATGTTCCGACCATTTATCATGCTGTAAAACTGAGACAAGGCAAAGAAATTAAACGCAACGAACTTTTTAATGGATAA
- a CDS encoding L,D-transpeptidase family protein: MKLISLTFFLFLSIMVNAQSDFKASQIKFERVENAYTEKWGSLKKSIKAAGYKNDFSMVINAYKTEGKLEIWLKNKSKRSYSLFKIYDFCAHSGTLGPKIIEGDGQTPEGFYYINVFNPLSSFHLSLGLNYPNSVDSARTGKDKKPGGDIYIHGNCVTVGCIPLTDEMIKEVYILAVESRNSGQDKIPVNIFPFKMTNGNMKKHLVQFPSQKGFWQTLQQGYRSFEKNGNMAKILEVNGNYLISY, from the coding sequence ATGAAATTAATCAGTTTAACGTTCTTTTTATTCCTTAGCATAATGGTTAATGCACAAAGTGATTTCAAAGCATCCCAAATTAAATTCGAAAGGGTAGAAAATGCTTATACAGAAAAATGGGGATCTTTAAAAAAATCAATAAAGGCAGCTGGCTATAAAAATGATTTCTCGATGGTAATTAATGCTTATAAAACTGAGGGAAAATTAGAAATTTGGTTAAAAAATAAATCAAAAAGAAGTTACTCGCTATTCAAAATATACGATTTCTGTGCGCATTCGGGTACATTAGGCCCGAAAATTATTGAGGGCGATGGACAAACTCCAGAGGGATTTTATTATATCAATGTTTTTAATCCATTGAGTAGCTTTCATTTGTCGCTAGGTTTAAACTATCCAAATTCAGTTGATTCCGCAAGAACAGGAAAAGATAAAAAACCTGGTGGAGATATTTATATTCATGGAAATTGCGTAACGGTGGGCTGCATTCCTTTAACTGATGAGATGATTAAGGAAGTTTATATTTTAGCTGTTGAATCTCGAAATTCAGGTCAGGATAAAATTCCGGTTAATATATTTCCATTCAAGATGACGAATGGAAACATGAAAAAACATCTAGTGCAATTTCCTTCACAAAAGGGTTTCTGGCAAACTTTGCAGCAAGGTTATCGCTCGTTTGAAAAAAATGGAAATATGGCTAAAATTTTAGAAGTGAATGGAAACTATCTTATTTCTTATTAA
- a CDS encoding GNAT family N-acetyltransferase — protein MQFILRPFLLNDVDSLVKYANNLNVSKHLTNKFPFPYTDKDAEAFIEIALSHEPLQIKAIVINGEAVGSIGVHPLADIYSKNAELGYWIAEPFWDNGIVAEAVKEMLKYGFETFNIQRIFARTTHVNLSSQQVLKKSGFVLEAKLKGTIFKYDEYFDELIFAFRKNQMVI, from the coding sequence ATGCAATTTATCCTACGCCCTTTTTTATTAAATGATGTTGACTCTTTAGTAAAATATGCGAATAATTTGAACGTTTCTAAACACCTTACTAATAAATTTCCTTTTCCTTATACAGATAAAGATGCCGAAGCTTTTATAGAAATAGCATTAAGTCATGAACCCTTGCAAATTAAAGCGATAGTAATTAATGGTGAAGCTGTTGGTTCAATTGGTGTACATCCATTAGCAGATATCTATAGTAAAAATGCCGAATTGGGTTACTGGATTGCAGAACCATTTTGGGACAATGGAATTGTTGCTGAAGCTGTTAAGGAAATGCTTAAATATGGTTTCGAAACATTTAATATTCAGCGCATTTTTGCGAGAACAACACATGTAAATTTATCCTCGCAGCAGGTTTTAAAAAAATCAGGGTTTGTTTTAGAGGCAAAGTTAAAAGGCACGATTTTTAAATATGATGAGTATTTTGATGAATTAATTTTTGCCTTTAGAAAAAATCAAATGGTTATTTAA
- a CDS encoding lamin tail domain-containing protein: protein MLKITLISLLLSLKIAFKIVNLHFFIENETKIDMHFAQKKTHFKENLTGNLFKFSLRTVIKGDILISEVLFNPKTGGVDFVEIYNNSMHDIDLKDLQLANANTLGEPASIKNISATKLIIAPGSYWVITTNQANIKQHYVAKFPLQFIQLSSLPAYNNDKGSVLLLSNNVVIDRLDYVSKIHHPLIQDEDGISIERVSFTVETNAPGNFKSAAATVGFATPTYKNSQESSGSEDFFNLSPRTFSPDNDGVDDVLTMNYQVAENSSLATINIYSDKGLLVRKLLKNQTIGTAGNITWDGLNDGGQPAMVGIYVIISDIFSINGKTRRFKNTCVLAGKLN from the coding sequence ATGCTAAAAATTACGCTTATATCCCTATTGTTATCCCTAAAAATTGCCTTCAAAATTGTTAATCTTCATTTTTTTATCGAGAATGAGACTAAAATTGATATGCATTTTGCGCAGAAAAAAACACACTTTAAAGAAAATCTAACCGGTAATTTATTTAAGTTTTCTTTAAGAACAGTGATCAAAGGGGATATTTTAATATCGGAAGTTTTATTTAATCCTAAAACTGGAGGAGTAGATTTTGTAGAAATCTATAATAATTCTATGCACGACATTGATTTGAAAGACCTTCAGTTGGCTAATGCAAATACTTTGGGTGAACCAGCAAGTATAAAAAATATTTCTGCAACAAAGTTAATAATTGCTCCCGGATCTTACTGGGTAATTACGACCAACCAAGCCAACATAAAACAACATTATGTAGCGAAATTTCCTTTACAATTTATTCAGTTATCGAGCCTTCCTGCTTATAATAATGACAAAGGATCGGTTTTGCTATTGAGTAATAATGTAGTAATTGATAGGTTAGATTATGTTTCTAAAATTCATCATCCTTTAATTCAGGATGAGGATGGAATTTCAATCGAAAGAGTCTCTTTTACGGTAGAAACTAATGCTCCAGGAAACTTTAAATCTGCTGCAGCAACCGTTGGCTTTGCAACGCCCACTTACAAAAACTCGCAAGAATCAAGTGGTAGCGAAGACTTTTTTAATTTATCACCAAGAACGTTTTCTCCTGATAATGATGGAGTTGATGATGTTTTAACTATGAACTATCAGGTAGCGGAAAATTCAAGTTTGGCAACAATCAATATTTATTCGGATAAAGGATTGTTAGTTAGAAAACTTTTAAAAAATCAGACAATAGGTACAGCAGGTAATATTACTTGGGATGGCTTAAATGATGGCGGACAACCAGCTATGGTAGGCATTTATGTGATAATATCTGATATTTTCAGCATAAATGGAAAAACGAGAAGATTCAAAAATACTTGCGTTTTGGCGGGTAAGTTAAATTAG
- the fabG gene encoding 3-oxoacyl-[acyl-carrier-protein] reductase has product MKLLEGKTALITGASKGIGRKIAEKFAEQGANVAFTYLSSVEKGEALEQELQSFGTKVRGYRSDASKLIEAEQLISDVVAEFGTIDIVVNNAGITKDGLLMRMSEENWDDVININLKSVFNITKAASKVMMKARKGVFINMSSVVGVTGNAGQANYAASKAGIIGFTKSVAKELGSRNIRANVVAPGFIRTEMTEVLDPAVVAGWEKDIPLKRAGETEDIANVCVFLASDMSAYVTGQTLSVCGGML; this is encoded by the coding sequence ATGAAATTACTAGAAGGAAAAACAGCATTAATTACGGGCGCATCGAAAGGTATTGGGCGTAAAATAGCTGAAAAATTTGCTGAGCAAGGTGCGAACGTTGCTTTTACCTATTTATCATCAGTTGAAAAAGGTGAAGCGTTGGAGCAGGAATTACAAAGTTTCGGCACAAAAGTTAGAGGTTATCGTTCTGATGCATCAAAACTTATAGAAGCTGAACAACTTATTAGTGATGTTGTTGCCGAATTCGGAACAATTGATATTGTAGTTAACAATGCTGGAATCACTAAAGATGGTTTATTAATGCGCATGAGTGAAGAAAATTGGGATGATGTGATTAACATTAACTTAAAATCGGTATTTAACATAACCAAAGCTGCTTCTAAAGTGATGATGAAAGCTCGTAAAGGTGTTTTTATAAACATGAGTTCGGTGGTTGGTGTAACTGGTAATGCGGGTCAGGCAAATTATGCAGCCTCAAAAGCTGGGATTATTGGCTTTACAAAATCTGTTGCTAAGGAATTAGGTTCAAGAAATATTCGTGCTAATGTGGTTGCTCCGGGCTTTATTCGTACCGAAATGACAGAGGTTTTAGATCCCGCAGTGGTTGCTGGTTGGGAGAAAGATATTCCACTTAAAAGAGCAGGAGAAACAGAAGATATTGCTAATGTTTGTGTGTTTTTAGCATCAGATATGAGCGCTTACGTTACCGGTCAAACTTTATCGGTTTGTGGCGGAATGCTTTAG
- a CDS encoding sugar phosphate isomerase/epimerase family protein, whose amino-acid sequence MNSRRTFIKQAGIAASAALLIPSFAFDKATKNVGLQLYTLRELLPKDVKGVIEKVANAGYKEVETYGFADGKFWGLTPKEFSALLNANGLKAPSGHYHMDDFVKTGNTDKLKADIESSAIIGGKYFTIAGARVDVTKGADGFKKMASDFNKVAELAKASGLKFAYHNHDFEFKKIGDTTGYEIYLNDTDKKLVNFELDLYWVVRSGNDPLKLFKAHPGRFPMWHVKDMDKSKPEQNTEVGKGSIDFKSIFAEAKLSGMTNFFVEHENNYYPDPISSIKTSCDYIKANLI is encoded by the coding sequence ATGAACTCGAGAAGAACTTTTATTAAACAAGCAGGCATAGCAGCATCTGCAGCACTGTTAATTCCGTCTTTTGCATTTGATAAGGCAACAAAAAATGTTGGTTTACAACTTTACACGTTAAGGGAATTACTACCAAAGGATGTAAAAGGTGTTATAGAGAAAGTAGCAAATGCAGGTTATAAGGAGGTGGAGACTTATGGCTTTGCAGATGGTAAATTTTGGGGCTTAACTCCGAAAGAATTTAGCGCTTTGTTAAATGCTAACGGACTGAAAGCACCAAGCGGTCATTACCATATGGATGATTTTGTGAAAACAGGAAACACAGATAAATTAAAGGCAGATATTGAATCGTCTGCGATTATTGGTGGCAAATATTTTACTATTGCTGGCGCACGTGTAGATGTAACAAAGGGTGCAGACGGTTTCAAAAAAATGGCTAGTGACTTTAATAAAGTAGCTGAGCTTGCTAAGGCATCAGGTTTAAAATTTGCTTATCATAACCATGATTTTGAATTCAAAAAAATTGGTGATACTACAGGATATGAAATTTATTTAAACGATACAGATAAAAAATTGGTGAATTTTGAATTGGATTTATATTGGGTTGTCCGTTCCGGAAATGATCCTTTAAAGCTTTTCAAAGCTCATCCTGGTCGTTTCCCAATGTGGCATGTTAAAGATATGGATAAGTCAAAGCCAGAACAGAATACTGAAGTTGGTAAGGGTTCCATAGATTTTAAATCGATTTTTGCGGAAGCAAAATTATCAGGAATGACCAATTTTTTTGTTGAACATGAAAACAATTATTATCCAGATCCAATAAGCTCTATAAAAACAAGTTGCGATTATATAAAAGCTAATTTAATTTAG
- the eno gene encoding phosphopyruvate hydratase yields the protein MSIIVNVHARQILDSRGNPTLEVEVVTEAGAFGRAAVPSGASTGQHEAVELRDGDKSTYLGKGVLKAVENVNTKIADALRGIDVFEQNTIDKLMLDLDATENKGNLGANAILGVSLAAAKAAADEIGQPLYRYIGGVNANTLPIPMMNIINGGSHSDAPIAFQEFMIMPVGAPSFSEALRWGTEVFHTLKGILHDRGLTTTVGDEGGFAPTFDGTEDAIETVLKAIEKAGYKPGSDIYLALDCASSEFYKDGKYDYTKFEGDKGAIRTSEEQAQYLADLSVKYPIISIEDGMDENDWTGWKALTDKVGDKVQLVGDDLFVTNVTRLQRGIDEEIANSILVKVNQIGSLTETINTVSLAQTNGYTSVMSHRSGETEDVTIADLAVALNCGQIKTGSASRSDRIAKYNQLLRIEEELGENARFIGKNFKYAKK from the coding sequence ATGAGCATAATTGTTAACGTACATGCCAGACAGATTCTTGATTCAAGAGGCAATCCAACATTAGAAGTAGAAGTAGTAACAGAAGCAGGCGCTTTTGGTCGTGCAGCTGTACCAAGCGGTGCATCTACTGGTCAACACGAAGCTGTTGAATTACGCGATGGAGATAAATCTACCTACTTAGGTAAAGGTGTTTTAAAAGCTGTAGAAAATGTAAATACTAAAATTGCGGATGCATTAAGAGGTATTGATGTTTTTGAACAAAATACGATTGATAAATTAATGTTAGACCTTGATGCTACCGAAAACAAAGGTAATTTAGGTGCTAATGCTATTTTAGGTGTTTCTTTAGCTGCTGCGAAAGCCGCTGCAGATGAAATTGGACAACCTTTATACCGCTATATTGGTGGTGTAAACGCGAATACTTTACCAATCCCGATGATGAATATCATTAACGGTGGTTCTCATTCTGATGCGCCGATTGCGTTTCAAGAATTTATGATCATGCCAGTTGGTGCTCCTTCTTTCTCTGAGGCTTTGCGTTGGGGAACTGAAGTTTTCCATACCTTAAAAGGTATTCTTCATGATAGAGGTTTAACTACTACAGTTGGCGACGAAGGTGGTTTTGCTCCAACTTTTGATGGTACTGAAGATGCAATCGAAACGGTATTAAAAGCAATTGAAAAAGCAGGATACAAACCAGGTTCTGATATTTATTTGGCTTTGGATTGTGCATCATCTGAGTTTTACAAAGATGGCAAATACGACTATACAAAATTTGAAGGCGATAAAGGCGCTATTCGTACAAGCGAAGAACAAGCTCAATATTTAGCTGATCTATCTGTAAAATATCCAATTATTTCTATTGAAGATGGTATGGATGAAAATGATTGGACTGGGTGGAAAGCTTTAACTGATAAAGTTGGTGATAAAGTTCAATTGGTTGGTGATGATTTATTTGTAACTAATGTAACGCGTTTACAACGTGGTATTGATGAAGAAATCGCTAATTCAATCTTAGTAAAAGTTAACCAAATTGGTTCTTTAACTGAAACTATTAATACTGTTTCTTTAGCACAAACTAATGGTTATACATCAGTAATGAGTCACCGTTCTGGAGAAACTGAGGATGTTACGATTGCTGATTTAGCTGTTGCTTTAAACTGTGGACAGATTAAAACTGGTTCAGCTTCTCGTTCTGATAGAATTGCAAAATACAATCAGTTATTGCGTATTGAAGAAGAATTAGGTGAGAATGCTCGCTTTATTGGTAAAAACTTTAAATACGCGAAAAAATAA
- a CDS encoding aspartate-semialdehyde dehydrogenase has translation MRVAVVGATGLVGTVMLKVLEERNFPLTELIPVASEKSVGKEITFKGKKFPIVSMDTAIGMKPDIALFSAGGDTSLEHAPRFKEAGTTVIDNSSAWRMDPAVKLIVPEVNAHELSIDNKIIANPNCSTIQMVVVLKPLHDKYKIKRVVVSTYQSVTGTGVKAVEQLMNERKGIDGPKAYPYEIDLNVLPHIDVFTDNGYTKEEMKMVNETNKIMSDNNIKVTATTVRIPVMGGHSESVNIEFENDFDIAEVRSILEKSPGIIVVDDVANLKYPMPKDAHNKDEVFVGRIRRDESHPKALNLWIVADNLRKGAATNAVQIAEYLIQKELV, from the coding sequence ATGAGAGTAGCAGTTGTTGGTGCAACCGGTTTGGTAGGCACCGTAATGTTAAAAGTATTGGAGGAAAGAAATTTCCCTTTAACAGAGTTAATTCCCGTAGCATCTGAAAAGAGTGTGGGTAAAGAAATCACGTTTAAGGGTAAGAAGTTTCCAATCGTTAGCATGGACACTGCCATTGGTATGAAACCAGATATTGCTTTATTCTCTGCCGGTGGCGATACTTCATTGGAGCATGCACCTCGTTTTAAAGAGGCTGGAACTACAGTTATTGATAATTCATCGGCTTGGAGAATGGATCCTGCAGTAAAATTAATCGTTCCTGAAGTAAATGCGCATGAGCTTTCTATTGATAATAAAATTATTGCAAATCCTAACTGCTCAACCATTCAAATGGTGGTAGTTTTGAAGCCTTTACACGACAAATACAAAATTAAACGCGTGGTAGTTTCTACCTACCAATCAGTAACCGGAACTGGCGTTAAAGCTGTTGAGCAGTTGATGAACGAGCGTAAAGGAATTGACGGACCAAAAGCTTATCCATACGAAATTGATTTAAATGTTCTTCCTCACATTGATGTTTTCACTGATAATGGATATACCAAAGAAGAAATGAAAATGGTTAATGAAACGAACAAAATCATGAGTGATAACAACATCAAAGTTACTGCTACTACGGTTCGTATTCCGGTAATGGGCGGTCACTCAGAATCTGTAAACATCGAATTTGAAAATGATTTTGATATTGCCGAAGTCCGTAGCATTTTAGAAAAATCGCCAGGTATAATCGTTGTTGATGATGTAGCAAATTTAAAATACCCAATGCCAAAAGATGCACACAATAAAGACGAAGTTTTTGTTGGACGTATTCGTAGAGATGAATCTCATCCTAAAGCGTTAAACCTTTGGATTGTTGCCGATAACTTGCGAAAAGGTGCTGCCACAAACGCTGTACAAATTGCAGAATACTTAATTCAGAAAGAATTAGTTTAA
- the dacB gene encoding D-alanyl-D-alanine carboxypeptidase/D-alanyl-D-alanine endopeptidase — translation MRLRTYFLLIFIFSTNFVNAQSKIQNLSKAFNKLLNDDQAKHAITSLCVLDAKTGKVLFAHNEQVGMATASTLKTITAATAFSILGKDFQYQTTLAYSGNITNDGTLQGNLIVIGSGDPTLGSWRYQNKENTVLTQWVNAIRAAGIKKIEGAIIGDDRIFGTQTTPEGWVWQDIGNYYGAGTSGLSWRENQFDIHLKPGNKLTDEVKVVKTVPDMPYVKIVNELKTGSSGTGDHAYAFIPPYSNIGYLRGSWGMGIGKTGISVALPDPAFDCAFRLQDTLKRLGIVSSLPATTTRLMILNNQPIPTVTQKISTINSPTLSEITYWFMKKSINLYGETLLKTIAFKSGKVGTTAKGVETEVNFWATKGIDKSALNIIDGSGLSPGNRITTSAMANILYLAQKEDWFSEYYKALPDHNGMKIKSGTINDVSAFSGYHTDSSGNKYIIVISINNYTGSGINKKLFGVLDELK, via the coding sequence ATGCGTTTAAGAACATATTTCCTATTAATCTTCATATTTTCTACAAACTTTGTTAATGCACAAAGCAAGATCCAAAATCTTAGTAAAGCATTTAACAAATTACTAAACGATGATCAGGCAAAACATGCAATAACATCGCTTTGCGTTTTAGATGCAAAAACTGGAAAAGTACTTTTTGCACATAATGAACAAGTTGGTATGGCAACTGCCTCCACCTTAAAAACAATAACTGCGGCGACGGCTTTTAGCATTTTAGGTAAAGATTTTCAATATCAAACCACTTTAGCATATAGTGGAAACATCACAAATGATGGAACATTGCAAGGAAACTTAATTGTTATCGGAAGTGGCGACCCAACGCTAGGTTCTTGGCGTTATCAAAATAAAGAAAACACCGTTCTTACACAATGGGTTAATGCGATAAGAGCTGCTGGTATTAAAAAAATTGAAGGTGCAATTATTGGCGATGATCGCATCTTTGGAACGCAAACTACACCCGAAGGTTGGGTTTGGCAGGATATTGGGAACTATTATGGTGCTGGTACTTCTGGATTATCATGGAGAGAAAATCAGTTTGATATACATTTAAAACCTGGAAACAAGTTAACTGATGAGGTTAAGGTTGTTAAAACCGTTCCAGATATGCCATATGTTAAAATAGTTAATGAATTAAAAACCGGAAGTTCAGGCACAGGCGATCATGCTTACGCTTTTATTCCGCCTTATTCAAATATTGGCTATTTACGTGGAAGTTGGGGAATGGGAATTGGCAAAACTGGTATATCTGTTGCCCTACCTGATCCTGCTTTTGACTGCGCTTTTCGTTTACAAGATACGCTAAAGCGACTGGGTATCGTAAGCAGTTTACCAGCCACCACAACTCGTTTAATGATTTTAAACAATCAGCCAATACCTACAGTAACGCAAAAAATAAGCACCATTAATTCGCCAACTTTAAGTGAAATTACCTATTGGTTTATGAAGAAAAGCATTAATCTTTATGGTGAAACGCTATTAAAAACAATAGCATTTAAATCTGGAAAAGTCGGCACTACAGCAAAAGGCGTAGAAACGGAAGTAAATTTTTGGGCAACAAAAGGAATAGATAAAAGTGCTCTAAATATTATCGATGGTAGCGGACTTTCGCCTGGAAATCGCATTACAACTTCAGCAATGGCTAATATTTTATATTTGGCGCAGAAAGAAGATTGGTTTTCAGAATATTATAAGGCACTTCCTGACCACAATGGAATGAAAATAAAAAGCGGAACGATCAATGATGTTTCTGCCTTCTCGGGTTATCACACAGATTCTTCAGGAAACAAATACATCATTGTAATTAGCATAAACAACTATACTGGAAGTGGAATTAATAAAAAGCTATTCGGTGTTTTGGATGAATTAAAATAA
- a CDS encoding alpha/beta hydrolase: MFKIFILFVFILPCTVKAQFKVDFTVHIPKETNDSLFIAGNFNNWNPKSNSYYLTKKDSLNYFIRLNLSEGVQEFKVTRGSWDKVESKKDGKPIANRTINLNVDTVMEINIENWADNFKQVKELYRFGDHVHIVDSSFYIPQLDKHRQIWIYLPKDYAKSKKKYPVIYMQDGQNLFHANPPRPDEWAVDSVIDSLIKDGSKEMIIVGIDHGGKDRLIEYNPYDSQYGKGEGKAYVSFLVETLKPFIDKNYRTLAEPKNTSVAGSSMGGLISMYAILKYPKIFGSAGVFSPAFWLAPKIYDDLTLSLPSLTNSKIFFVAGDKEGPAMVRDMKKVYDILNPNGTNKNIVFNEKEDGKHTEWFWHREFISFYKFIEK; this comes from the coding sequence ATGTTTAAGATTTTCATATTATTTGTATTTATACTTCCTTGTACTGTTAAGGCACAATTTAAGGTAGATTTTACAGTTCATATTCCAAAGGAAACAAACGATAGTTTATTTATTGCCGGAAACTTTAATAATTGGAATCCTAAGAGTAACAGCTATTATCTTACAAAGAAAGATAGCCTAAACTATTTTATTAGATTGAATCTGTCTGAAGGAGTTCAAGAATTTAAAGTTACGCGGGGAAGCTGGGATAAAGTAGAATCTAAAAAGGATGGCAAACCTATTGCAAACAGAACAATAAATTTAAATGTTGATACGGTTATGGAAATCAATATTGAAAATTGGGCTGATAATTTCAAGCAGGTTAAAGAGTTATATCGTTTCGGTGATCATGTTCATATTGTTGATTCTAGTTTCTATATCCCTCAATTGGATAAACACCGACAAATTTGGATTTATTTGCCGAAGGATTATGCAAAATCGAAAAAGAAATATCCGGTAATTTATATGCAGGATGGCCAGAATTTATTTCACGCCAACCCTCCACGACCAGATGAATGGGCGGTTGATTCCGTAATTGATAGTTTGATTAAAGATGGATCAAAAGAAATGATTATTGTTGGTATCGACCATGGAGGTAAAGATCGCTTAATTGAATACAATCCTTATGACAGTCAGTATGGCAAGGGCGAAGGCAAAGCTTATGTTTCTTTTTTGGTTGAAACCTTAAAACCATTTATTGATAAAAACTACCGCACTTTAGCTGAACCAAAAAACACATCGGTTGCTGGCAGCTCAATGGGAGGTTTAATTTCGATGTATGCGATACTAAAATATCCTAAAATTTTTGGTTCTGCGGGCGTATTTAGTCCTGCATTTTGGTTGGCACCGAAAATTTATGATGATCTTACTTTGAGTTTACCAAGTTTAACCAATAGCAAAATATTTTTTGTTGCCGGAGATAAAGAAGGACCAGCCATGGTGCGTGATATGAAAAAGGTTTATGACATCTTAAACCCAAATGGTACAAATAAAAATATTGTTTTTAACGAAAAAGAAGATGGAAAGCACACTGAATGGTTTTGGCATCGGGAGTTTATATCATTTTATAAATTTATAGAGAAATAG